GTCCCCTACCTCGATGGCAACATCAACCACCTTTCTCATGAGCGTGCTGTCCCCTTCGCGGCGTGCCATCTCCAGGAGCCCCTCTAGAACTGTGCGGTACTCCTCAAAGCGGGCCATCCCAAAGTACTTCATGATAACAAGGCCAGCCCGTTTGAACTGGCCCCCTTTGAGTTCACTCCACTCCCTAAGGGCGGTCTCCTTGATTCTTGAGTGCCGTGGGTCGCCGTGCTTTCCCAGAATGTATGCGATTTCCGCGTAGGTGCAGACCCGTATAAGGGGGGAGCTTATCCCCTCCATGATTTTATCGAGCATCTCCATTACAACCACCGGCCGGCTGGTGTCGCATTTATTTTGGCCGTCTGGTTTTATTAATATTTTGCATTATCTTCAGGGAACAGGGGAGATATGAAAAAATCGAAACTCACCGGAAGAGGACCTTCCTCCAGTTTTGCCTGATCACGTCCACGTACTTCGATGGTGAAGCTATCAGGACGGCCCATCTCGGGGTCTGGCGCCTCTTGAGGGCGTTAGCTAGAGGGGTAACCTTCGTGAGGGGCTGGACGCTCCCGTCGTGCGTGTGAACCCCTATCTCCGTGGACTTGAGCCTTGGCTCGCTGAGCATTAAATCCGCTATGCTGAACTCGAGGATTACCTCTCCCTCCTTCGCACCCACGAGCTCCGCAAGGGTTCTCTCGATTTCCTGCCTTCTCTTGATGTTCCTGTAGGCCGTTAAAAGCTCCCTCTTTTCCTCCGAGCTGAGTTCATCCGCGCTCGCCAGGACTGCAGCCTTGTAGAGGTTGCGGTACTTAACGCGTTGGACTATCTCCCTCGAGACCTCCAAATCCTCGAGTTCCACGAGAACCCTGCAGTCCGTCATCTTCCAGAAGTCCCAGAGGTGGCCCTCCTCGAGGGCGAACTCAAGGGCCCTCGTTAGCATCCCCTCGGCTATCTTCACCGTGTGGTGGAAGTAAACCCTCGAGTACATCAGGGAGCGCGCCACCATCATGCCTTCCACAGCTTCCACGCCTTTCTCATCCACCACGAGCTCGCCTTCGTGTATCTTCAGCGTCTTCAGTATCCTCTCGAAGTCAACTATCCCGTGCGCCACACCCGTGTAGTGCGCATCCCTCATTAGGTAGTCGAGCTGATCAACGTCCACGTCCCCGTGCAGGGCCTGTCCGAGGTAGTGCTTCCCGTGCCTGCCAAGGAAGAGTTGGGCCACCTCCTCCGGGGAGAGACCGTAGCGCTCAAGGACTTCGGGAATGCGCTCCCTGCCCTCGAGTTCGCCCTCTATTATGTCCGCCTTTCCGAGTATCATGTTCTGGCCGAGGCGCATGTGGTCGTATTCCTTCACGTAGTGCTCGTAAATCTGCTCGAAGGTGTGGCTGAAGGGGCCGTGGCCGATGTCGTGCAGTAAAGCCGCAACCTCAAGGAGAACCTTCTCATCCGCCGGGAGCTCGAGCTCCTCCGAGAGGCGCTTGGCAACGTAGTAGGCCCCGAGGGAGTGCTCGAAGCGCGAGTGGTTCGCCCCCGGAAAAACGAGGTAGGCCATGCCCAGCTGTTTTATTCCCCTGAGCCTCTGGAACTCGGGGGTCTTCACGAGGTCAAGGATTATGCCCTTAATCTTCATGCTGCCGTGCAGCGGATCGTGAATAATCTTTCCGTCCATACTCTCACCACTGAACTTTTTCTCAAAAGAAGTTAAAAATCTTGGCACTGTGACGACGGGCAAAACAAAAAGTTGGAGGTTAAAAGTCAACCCCCTTGATGAATATCCTCTTGGTCTTTCCGGGTCTCTGAGGGAGCCCCTTCCTGACCTCGGCGAGAGGGACGACCTCTATGAGCAGCTCGGCCTGCTTGGACTCCTCCACCTCGTAGCGGACGGGGTTGTTGCCCTCGTAGATGCGCGCC
This region of Palaeococcus ferrophilus DSM 13482 genomic DNA includes:
- a CDS encoding HD domain-containing protein → MDGKIIHDPLHGSMKIKGIILDLVKTPEFQRLRGIKQLGMAYLVFPGANHSRFEHSLGAYYVAKRLSEELELPADEKVLLEVAALLHDIGHGPFSHTFEQIYEHYVKEYDHMRLGQNMILGKADIIEGELEGRERIPEVLERYGLSPEEVAQLFLGRHGKHYLGQALHGDVDVDQLDYLMRDAHYTGVAHGIVDFERILKTLKIHEGELVVDEKGVEAVEGMMVARSLMYSRVYFHHTVKIAEGMLTRALEFALEEGHLWDFWKMTDCRVLVELEDLEVSREIVQRVKYRNLYKAAVLASADELSSEEKRELLTAYRNIKRRQEIERTLAELVGAKEGEVILEFSIADLMLSEPRLKSTEIGVHTHDGSVQPLTKVTPLANALKRRQTPRWAVLIASPSKYVDVIRQNWRKVLFR